The Candidatus Eisenbacteria bacterium DNA segment GGACACGCCCACGTACATCAACGTCGTGTCGACCTGGGCCGGATCATGTCCGGTGCTGATGATGCCGACCCCTGGCGCCGACAGGTCCACGGAGGGGCCGAAGCTGGTGAAGCTGGCGTCATTGCCGAGCGAGTCGGTGGCGCCGACGGTGACCACGCCGGCGAGCGTCGGCAGAAACGAGGCGACGAGCGCGTTGGAGTTGCCGGCGGAGCAGACGATGAGCACGTCTTTCGCCTGCAGATTGAGCGCCGCAGCCTCGATCCCTCCGGTATTGCTGTTGCCCCAGGAGCAATTGAACGCCGCGACGTTGATGCCGCGGTCCACGAGTCCGGCGATGTAATTCATCGCCTGCGCGGCGTAGGTCATGCTCACGATGCCCACGGTGGTCGGCGGCGGCAGGTTGACGCGCGCCCGGTGGCCGATGCGCATCGGGATCACCTTGACGCCGTTCCCGGCGCCGGTGGTGGTTCCATCGCTGAACCCGCCGGCAATCCCGGCGACGCCGCGCGCGTTGTTGGTGATCGCGCCGATGGTCCCGGCGACGTGGGTGCCATGCCCGTCGGTGTCGTTGGGATCGTTCTCCGCCAGACCGCAGTCGGTATCGTATCCGGCGCACGTTCCGCCGGGAATGGCGGCCTCCACGAAGTCCCAGCCGATCACGTCGTCGATGAAGCCGTTGCCGTCATTGTCGACGCCGTCGGGAGCGTCGAGCGGGTTGACCCAGATGTTGCCCTGGGTGTCGTTGTCCGCGGGTCCCGGTGGGTTGGCGCCTCCCAGGTCGGTGTGGCGGTACTTGGTCCCGATATCGGCGACCGCAGCCGCGACCGCGGGATCCCCGGTCTCGGTGTCCCACACGGTCTCGCAGCCCATACCCTTTGCATTGATGTAGTTCCACTGGCGATTAGGCCAGCCCGTCGGCTGGGGCAGCGGCGTCCAGATATAGCGCGGATCGTTGGGACGAAGATCGATCGCGTGGATCCCGTTCTTCTCCACGTGGTCGACGTCTGCGCTCTTCTCGAGCTCGGCTTTGGCCTCGTCGAGGTTCATTCCCGGAGCGAGCTTGAGGATGTAGTGGCCGGTCATCTCCGGGGCCATCGAGCCCGGCGCCTTGGGACGCGCGTCCGGGAACTCGCGATCGAAGCTCCGGGCCGCCACGCGATCGAGCAGCTGCTGCACTCGCGCCAGGTTGGCGCGCGCGCGCCCAGCCTGGGCCGGTAGCGAATAGAGCTCGTGCGCGGTGGAAGGCTTGAAGACCACGACCAACTCGTCCGGAACGTAGCCCAGAAAGCTCGGGCCGGTAGGCGCCGGACGCTCGACGACGTTCTCGGCCACGGCGAAGCCTACGACCGTGGTGCTGATCAGCAAGACGGCGGCGATGCCTTTTCGCATGGAGGCAGGGTAACCAGGAACCATCATGAGGGACCTCCTGGCAGGAGAGGCAGATCCGGATCGGAAGCGGCCGCTCCGATGCGTTTCGTTGGGCCGCATGAACTATACGTGCTTGCCCATCTCAATTCCCTGACCTTTTGACCGACGGACCAGCGCAGAGAGCAAAGTCATGGGCCCCACCACGGCTTCAGGGATGCAATCGCCAGGGATCAGCTGCCGTGGTTGGGGCCCGTCAAATGTGTTCCCCGTTTCGACCGTGTGCACTGCCGTAAGACTCCTTCGCTCGCGATAGGGGGATCAGCCCACAGCAGGCCAAGCACGAGTCGTACAGGGAACAACCCGTATTCACTTTCGCGTCCGGCGCCGCCGGCCGCTCGGTGACACGGAATCGCACGCCCCGTGCCGGGCTTTGAAACGCCTGTGGTCTGGCCCTATAACTTGCTGTGTGGCAGCGGGATGGAGACTTCGTAGGACTGACGCCACGCAGCGGATCGAGAGCGATCGGCCGAAAGAGTGGGGAAGTTCCCCCGACCGCTTCACGCCGTCTGGGCGAACGCACCTAGGATGCGCCTCCCGCTGAAGCGATCCGAATCAGCTCGAGACGGCGCCGGTCCGGTCGACCTGCTCGGCGAAATGGCAGGCGGACCAGTGGCCTTGTCCGATGGGCCGAAGCGGCGGCTCTTCCTTG contains these protein-coding regions:
- a CDS encoding S8 family serine peptidase; the protein is MMVPGYPASMRKGIAAVLLISTTVVGFAVAENVVERPAPTGPSFLGYVPDELVVVFKPSTAHELYSLPAQAGRARANLARVQQLLDRVAARSFDREFPDARPKAPGSMAPEMTGHYILKLAPGMNLDEAKAELEKSADVDHVEKNGIHAIDLRPNDPRYIWTPLPQPTGWPNRQWNYINAKGMGCETVWDTETGDPAVAAAVADIGTKYRHTDLGGANPPGPADNDTQGNIWVNPLDAPDGVDNDGNGFIDDVIGWDFVEAAIPGGTCAGYDTDCGLAENDPNDTDGHGTHVAGTIGAITNNARGVAGIAGGFSDGTTTGAGNGVKVIPMRIGHRARVNLPPPTTVGIVSMTYAAQAMNYIAGLVDRGINVAAFNCSWGNSNTGGIEAAALNLQAKDVLIVCSAGNSNALVASFLPTLAGVVTVGATDSLGNDASFTSFGPSVDLSAPGVGIISTGHDPAQVDTTLMYVGVSDGTSMSTPHVVGAAAILESYNPALTAQQKADLLINHTKAFGPLHSKQLGTGILDLAAALAAAPSPTTGVGDRPIAGGPRIQLRAFPNPARGSSDLAIQARPGQRVDLRIVDASGRTVRAMSGLADGTGVLRLRWDGKDSTGRTAGSGLFFVTASTASGRASSKLVVLD